In one window of Opitutus sp. GAS368 DNA:
- a CDS encoding DUF47 family protein, with amino-acid sequence MISFKKLLGKEEKFYDLLEASADEARVSTDLLVKILSNDGSMAATNIHDIIQTRRKDKRITQEITEELCKTFVTPLEREDIEALSLALYRIPKTVEKIVERLTICPARVPRESLQKQVVLLEQAVESVVAMVKQLRNGTQVERITDHHAKLQFAEGEADKVMLALVKDLYNGPYDAKEVFILMELYDLVETAVDRARDAGQVVFMIMLKYS; translated from the coding sequence ATGATTTCCTTCAAGAAGCTTCTGGGTAAGGAAGAGAAGTTCTACGATCTGCTCGAGGCGAGCGCCGACGAGGCCCGTGTCAGCACCGACCTGCTGGTCAAAATCCTGAGCAACGACGGGTCCATGGCGGCCACCAACATCCACGACATCATTCAGACGCGCCGCAAGGACAAGCGCATCACCCAGGAAATCACCGAGGAGCTCTGCAAGACCTTCGTCACCCCGCTGGAGCGCGAGGACATCGAGGCCCTCTCCCTCGCCCTCTACCGCATCCCCAAGACCGTTGAGAAGATTGTCGAGCGCCTGACCATCTGCCCGGCCCGCGTCCCGCGCGAAAGCCTCCAGAAGCAGGTCGTCCTGCTCGAGCAGGCCGTCGAATCGGTCGTCGCCATGGTCAAGCAGCTCCGCAACGGCACGCAGGTCGAGCGCATCACCGACCACCACGCCAAGCTCCAGTTCGCCGAGGGCGAGGCGGACAAGGTCATGCTCGCACTGGTCAAGGACCTCTACAACGGCCCTTACGACGCCAAGGAGGTCTTCATCCTGATGGAACTCTATGATTTGGTGGAGACCGCCGTCGACCGGGCGCGTGACGCCGGCCAGGTGGTCTTCATGATCATGCTGAAATACTCGTGA